One Dioscorea cayenensis subsp. rotundata cultivar TDr96_F1 chromosome 15, TDr96_F1_v2_PseudoChromosome.rev07_lg8_w22 25.fasta, whole genome shotgun sequence genomic region harbors:
- the LOC120276891 gene encoding uncharacterized protein At2g39795, mitochondrial, which produces MSIRAAAARRHPWRSLLARHFSSSSSSAAVDSLLLRSLKEHYLEVSRMTPPPKVNPPSPFTIVKGGLDRDGPVLRGAYKDEEISITVMRLANIVPADADDDENSINQLFLHVDVSKPSRADSLHFLCGLYPDALGIHSVCLRPKAESGAAPESSRVVSKYQGRVFYELDQKLRDAFHIFIESRGVNEKLFPFLQAWLYVKDHRNLMRWFKSVGAFINEQKSA; this is translated from the exons ATGTCGATCCGCGCCGCCGCTGCTCGCCGCCATCCATGGCGCTCTCTTCTCGCGAGACActtctcctcctcatcctcttcCGCCGCCGTGGACTCGCTCCTCCTCCGATCCCTCAAAGAGCACTACCTCGAAGTCTCCCGCATGACGCCTCCCCCGAAGGTGAACCCTCCATCGCCGTTCACGATCGTGAAGGGGGGTCTTGATCGGGATGGCCCGGTGCTTCGTGGGGCGTACAAGGATGAGGAAATCTCCATCACGGTGATGCGCCTCGCCAACATCGTCCCTGCTGATGCCGATGATGACGAGAATTCGATCAACCAGTTGTTCCTCCATGTCGATGTGTCGAAACCCTCGAGGGCGGACTCGCTTCATTTCCTCTGTGGGCTCTATCCGGACGCGCTCGGTATCCACTCTGTCTGCTTACGGCCCAAGGCGGAGTCTGGTGCTGCTCCTGAGTCGTCTAGGGTCGTCTCCAAGTACCAAGGCCGTGTTTTCTA TGAACTGGATCAAAAACTAAGGGATGCATTCCACATATTTATTGAGTCGCGGGGTGTGAATGAAAAGCTTTTCCCATTTCTCCAGGCCTGGCTTTATGTGAAGGACCATCGGAACCTGATGCGATGGTTCAAGAGTGTGGGCGCCTTCATCAATGAACAGAAGTCAGCTTGA
- the LOC120276991 gene encoding axial regulator YABBY 5-like — protein MSAQLAPEQVCYVHCNYCNTILAVSVPGNNMFNIVTVRCGYCTNLLAVNMGAMLQSIPLPNLQNNQINVSENIHMDSGSSSKCNRISMMNSMGSDHQRMLPIRPPEKRQRVPSAYNRFIKEEIQRIKSINPDISHREAFSAAAKNWAHFPNIHFGLTLDGNKEAKIDEVITAQAAQKSSQGFF, from the exons ATGTCGGCTCAACTAGCACCGGAACAAGTTTGCTATGTTCACTGCAACTACTGCAACACTATCCTTGCG GTTAGTGTTCCAGGAAACAACATGTTCAACATTGTTACAGTGAGATGTGGATATTGTACCAATTTGCTGGCTGTCAACATGGGAGCTATGCTCCAATCCATCCCTCTTCCTAATCTTCAG AATAATCAGATTAATGTTTCTGAGAACATTCACATGGATTCTGGTTCTTCATCCAAATGCAATAGAATATCTATGATGAACTCCATGGGCAGTGATCACCAACGAATGCTACCAATTCGTC CACCGGAGAAGAGACAGCGAGTTCCTTCTGCTTATAATCGGTTTATCAA AGAGGAGATACAAAGGATTAAATCTATCAATCCAGATATCAGTCATAGAGAAGCTTTCAGTGCTGCAGCAAAGAAT TGGGCTCATTTTCCGAACATACATTTCGGTTTAACACTGGATGGAAACAAAGAAGCGAAGATCGATGAAGTGATCACTGCACAAGCAGCTCAGAAATCATCTCAAGGTTTCTTTTGA
- the LOC120277420 gene encoding glutamate--tRNA ligase, cytoplasmic, with product MEISLLFSPESPPLSVIVAARISEVAILPDPSLPPASDPVFVFSSGLKLHGTNTLLRYLGRVSSLSNFYGQDALESAQIDEWLEHATIFSYGSEFETACGHVDAHLALRTFLVGYSLSIADVSIWSGLAGTGQRWESLRKSKKYQNLARWFNSITAEYGVLSEVTASYVGKRGLGKAPATSSKGIEPSSSQAVSRKENVTNGEVVLKEKTGGFEVDLPGAKVGEVCLRFAPEPSGYLHIGHSKAALLNQYFADRYKGRLIIRFDDTNPSKESNEFVENVLKDIETLGIKYDNVTYTSDFFPQLLDMAESLIVKGKAYVDDTPREQMQKERMDGIESRCRNNSGDANLSLWKEMIAGSERGLQCCVRGKLDMQDPNKSLRDPVYYRCNPVPHHRIGTTYKVYPTYDFACPFVDSVQGITHALRSSEYHDRNAQYDRIMADMELRPVQIYEFSRLNMVYTLLSKRKLLWFVQNGKVDGWDDPRFPTVQGIVRRGLKIEALIQFILQQGASKNLNLMEWDKLWTINKKIIDPVCPRHTAVLEDRRVILSLSNGPEKPFVRVIPRHKKYEGAGMKATTYTRRIWLDYADASLISEGEEVTLMDWGNAIVKEIKKENGIVTQLHGVLHLEGSVKTTKLKLTWLPETDELVNLLLLEFDHLIKKKKLEEEDDFLDNLNECTKKETAALGDSNMRNLQRGEIIQLERRGYYRCDVPFIRPSKPIVLFAIPDGRQQASLN from the exons ATGGAGATATCGCTGCTGTTCTCGCCTGAGAGCCCGCCGCTCTCCGTGATCGTTGCTGCGAGGATCTCCGAGGTTGCGATCTTGCCTGACCCTTCCCTCCCTCCTGCATCCGACCCTGTCTTCGTCTTCTCCTCTGG aTTGAAATTGCATGGAACCAATACTCTGCTGCGATATCTTGGGCGAGTTTCATCTCTTTCCAATTTTTATGGGCAGGATGCACTTGAATCAGCGCAG ATTGATGAATGGCTTGAGCACGCGACCATTTTTTCATACGGGTCTGAGTTTGAGACTGCCTGtggccatgtggatgcccacCTTGCTCTTCGAACTTTCTTAGTTGGATATAGCTTGTCCATAGCTGACGTATCTATATGGTCTGGTCTTGCTG GTACTGGACAAAGATGGGAAAGTCTGAGGAAGTCAAAGAAATACCAAAATTTGGCTCGATGGTTCAACAGTATAACAGCAGAATATGGTGTGCTGAGTGAAGTCACAGCCTCATATGTGGGGAAAAGAGGGTTAGGGAAGGCTCCAGCAACAAGTTCCAAGGGAATAGAACCTTCTTCTAGTCAAGCTGTGAGTAGAAAGGAGAATGTCACAAATGGGGAAGttgttttgaaagaaaaaactgGTGGATTTGAGGTAGATCTTCCTGGTGCTAAAGTTGGAGAGGTGTGCTTGAGATTTGCTCCAGAACCCAGTGGGTATCTCCACATTGGGCATTCCAAGGCTGCTTTGCTTAACCAATACTTTGCAGATAGATATAAAGGCCGGCTAATTATTCGCTTTGATGACACAAATCCATCAAAAGAAAGCAATGAGTTTGTGGAAAATGTCCTAAAAGATATTGAAACATTGggcataaaatatgataatgtTACTTACACATCAGATTTTTTCCCACAATTGTTGGATATGGCTGAGAGTTTGATTGTCAAGGGAAAAGCATATGTAGATGATACGCCTAGGGAGCAGATGCAGAAGGAGAGAATGGATGGCATTGAATCAAGATGCAGGAATAATAGTGGCGATGCGAATTTATCTTTGTGGAAGGAAATGATTGCTGGCTCTGAAAGGGGTCTGCAGTGCTGTGTTCGAGGTAAATTGGACATGCAGGACCCAAACAAATCATTGAGAGATCCAGTTTATTACCGATGCAATCCAGTACCTCATCATCGTATTGGGACTACGTATAAGGTGTACCCAACATATGACTTCGCCTGCCCGTTTGTTGATTCTGTTCAAGGTATAACACATGCCCTTCGTTCAAGTGAATATCATGACCGTAATGCACAGTATGACCGCATAATGGCGGATATGGAACTGCGGCCTGTCCAGATTTATGAATTTAGCCGATTGAACATGGTATATACATTGCTTAGCAAGCGGAAGCTTCTTTGGTTTGTTCAGAATGGGAAAGTTGATGGATGGGATGATCCTCGTTTCCCAACTGTGCAAGGAATAGTCCGCAGAGGCCTGAAAATTGAAGCATTGATACAGTTCATTCTGCAACAg GGTGCTTCGAAGAACCTGAACCTTATGGAATGGGACAAGCTATGGACTATCAATAAGAAGATAATTGACCCTGTATGTCCAAGGCATACCGCTGTCCTTGAGGACCGGCGAGTGATTTTGTCTCTTAGTAATGGCCCTGAAAAGCCATTTGTCCGCGTTATACCAAGGCATAAAAAGTACGAGGGTGCCGGAATGAAAGCTACTACATACACCAGGAGGATCTGGTTAGATTATGCGGATGCATCATTGATCTCCGAGGGTGAGGAGGTAACATTAATGGATTGGGGGAATGCAATTGTCaaagaaattaagaaagagAATGGAATTGTTACTCAACTTCATGGAGTTCTGCACCTTGAAGGTTCTGTTAAGACGACAAAATTGAAGCTTACATGGCTTCCTGAGACAGATGAGCTGGTTAATCTGTTATTGCTCGAGTTTGACCACttgatcaaaaagaaaaag ttggaagaagaagatgattttcTCGACAATCTTAATGAGTGCACAAAGAAGGAGACCGCAGCTCTCGGTGATTCAAACATGCGAAACCTGCAACGTGGAGAGATTATTCAACTCGAAAGGAGGGGCTATTACAGATGCGATGTTCCTTTCATTAGGCCTTCAAAGCCCATAGTACTTTTTGCCATTCCAGATGGCAGGCAACAGGCATCACTGAACTAG